The window CGCCTGCACCACAGAGATAAAGATTGTCAAATTCGGGCGGGCCTAAAAACTTTTCGCAGAATTCCCGCCATTCTTTAATTCTTTTCTCATCCGCTAAATCTAGCTTGACAACCTCTTCAGGAGATAACCGGAAATTGCAAGGAGTTTTAGAGTGGTCCAGCCTTGGATTGAGTTCAGGGTCGAAACGGAACTTCACTCCTAAGCCTTCAGCGTATTCTTTTATATTCGAAAGCTCATTCCGGTTTAAGGTCATGGCCATGGTCTTCAGCCTTAAAGGAATTTTTCTCGCTAAAAGTAATTCAATACCCTTTTGACAGCGCTTAAATGAGCCAGGAATTCCAGTTACTTTTTCATGAGTCTCTTTAGTCACACCATATAATGTAATCTCCACCTCAGACGGCGGCGATTCAGCCAGATAATCGGCAATCTTTGGCGTAATAAGTGTCCCGTTAGTAAATAGAGAGATAAGGAAGCCTTTCTTCTTGGCGTAAGTGTAAATTTCCAAAAAGTCTTTTCGCAGCAGAGGTTCCCCTCCAGTTAGCAGCAGCCATAGACATCCTGCCTCAGCTATCTGGTCAAAGATATTGAAGATTTCTCCGGTTTTAAGTTCCTTGCTGATAGCATCTCGGCTATTTAAGGGTAAGTTGCAATAGCAATGAGCACAGCGAAGGTTGCAGCGAAAGGTAAGTTCAAATGATCCCAGAATTGGAATCCTCTTGGCTACAACCTGCTTATGCAACCGCTCACTAAACTGAGCATAGCTGATAGAAGGAATATGAGAGCATTCCATATGATTACCCTTCAATTATAGCTTCAATTTCCTTCAATTGGTGTAGATACTCTACAAGATCCTTTTCAGCATGTTGAGGAGTGACTTCAAATTCCTCGACTATCTTATCTTTTATTTCTCTGACTTTCATTTTTCCGTCGATAAGCTCCCAGATGCGGGCAGCTACCTCGTTCAGAGTGCTGATACTTTCCAGATCACCCACGTTTTGCCTGATTGGAACCAGGATAAACTCATCGGCTATCTTCCTGGATACAATTGAATCGCTTTTTTTATAAACTTTATCGCGTAGATGCATCAAGTAATGCTCCCTTTTCACTAGTTTTTAATTATTATTAGGAAAAAATCAGAAAAAGTCAACTCTGCTCATAAGTGGGGTCAGGTCTTGCTTTTTGCCTGTCTCAAAAATCTCATACAAACGCATTAAAATTTCATTGCAAAGATGAAAGTGACACAGGCATCTCCTGTGTTCAGGATGAGATTTTGCTATGCTCGCCTGCCCATTTATAAAAGGAGCGGGGTTGCCCG of the Nitrospinota bacterium genome contains:
- a CDS encoding radical SAM protein, which gives rise to MECSHIPSISYAQFSERLHKQVVAKRIPILGSFELTFRCNLRCAHCYCNLPLNSRDAISKELKTGEIFNIFDQIAEAGCLWLLLTGGEPLLRKDFLEIYTYAKKKGFLISLFTNGTLITPKIADYLAESPPSEVEITLYGVTKETHEKVTGIPGSFKRCQKGIELLLARKIPLRLKTMAMTLNRNELSNIKEYAEGLGVKFRFDPELNPRLDHSKTPCNFRLSPEEVVKLDLADEKRIKEWREFCEKFLGPPEFDNLYLCGAG
- a CDS encoding PqqD family protein, which encodes MHLRDKVYKKSDSIVSRKIADEFILVPIRQNVGDLESISTLNEVAARIWELIDGKMKVREIKDKIVEEFEVTPQHAEKDLVEYLHQLKEIEAIIEG